One region of Gossypium raimondii isolate GPD5lz chromosome 6, ASM2569854v1, whole genome shotgun sequence genomic DNA includes:
- the LOC105771580 gene encoding metal transporter Nramp1, with protein MGSLQQQQGGDVAVIPQSWGGGSNRIVALNVEPGTTTPQSFSGNNSKRFNDKHDDPNHDQKPGWRKFLSFIGPGFLVSLAYLDPGNLETDLQAGASHGYELLWVVLIGLVFALIIQSLAANLGVSTGKHLSELCKAEYPRMVKYCLWILAEIAVIAADIPEVIGTAFGLNILFNIPVWVGVLLTGLSTLLLLGLQRYGVRKLEMLIAVLVFVMAGCFFGEMSYVKPPASGVVKGMFVPKLNGQGATGDAIALLGALVMPHNLFLHSALVLSRKVPNSVRGVNDACRYFLIESGIALFVAFLINVAVVSVSAAVCTADNISSANQKRCNDLNLNSASFLLQNVLGKSSKALYAVALLASGQSSTITGTYAGQFIMQGFLNLKMKKWVRNIMTRCIAITPSLIVSIIGGSQGAGRLIIIASMILSFELPFALIPLLKFSSSSTKMGPYKNSIIIIVISWILGIGIIGINVYYLITSFVDWLIHNDVPKVGNVFIGIIVFPLMAIYIIAVIYLTFRKDIVVTYVEPQKDEAADTQVV; from the exons atGGGAAGTTTGCAGCAACAGCAAGGAGGCGATGTTGCAGTAATTCCTCAATCATGGGGTGGAGGAAGCAACCGCATAGTTGCTCTCAATGTGGAGCCCGGCACCACCACCCCACAATCCTTCTCTGGTAACAACAGCAAACGTTTCAATGATAAACATGATGACCCCAATCATGATCAG AAACCTGGATGGAGAAAGTTTTTGTCATTTATAGGCCCTGGTTTCCTTGTTTCATTAGCTTATCTTGATCCTGGAAACT TGGAAACTGATTTACAAGCAGGAGCCAGCCATGGATATGAG CTGCTGTGGGTGGTTTTGATCGGATTAGTCTTTGCTCTCATAATCCAATCTCTTGCTGCAAATCTTGGAGTCAGCACTG gCAAACACTTATCAGAATTGTGTAAGGCTGAGTACCCAAGAATGGTGAAATATTGCTTATGGATTCTAGCAGAGATTGCTGTCATAGCTGCTGATATACCTGAAG TGATTGGGACAGCCTTTGGATTGAATATACTGTTTAACATCCCAGTATGGGTTGGAGTTTTATTGACCGGTTTAAGCACTCTCCTCCTCCTTGGCCTGCAGAGATATGGG GTGAGGAAGCTAGAAATGCTGATAGCAGTGCTGGTGTTTGTAATGGCGGGATGTTTCTTTGGGGAAATGAGTTACGTAAAGCCACCAGCATCAGGTGTGGTTAAAGGCATGTTTGTTCCTAAACTTAATGGCCAAGGAGCCACCGGCGACGCTATTGCCCTCTTGGGTGCCCTTGTTATGCC GCACAATCTCTTCCTTCACTCAGCTCTGGTGCTCAGCAGAAAAGTACCAAACTCTGTTCGAGGTGTTAAT GATGCTTGtagatattttttaatagagagTGGCATCGCCTTGTTTGTGGCATTTTTAATCAACGTGGCGGTTGTCTCGGTATCCGCCGCGGTCTGCACAGCTGATAATATTTCCAGTGCTAACCAGAAACGTTGCAACGATCTTAATCTCAACTCAGCTTCTTTCCTTCTCCAG AATGTGTTAGGGAAATCTAGCAAAGCCCTTTATGCCGTTGCACTTTTAGCATCAGGGCAAAGCTCTACCATTACAGGGACTTATGCAGGACAATTTATCATGCAG ggtttcttgAATCTTAAAATGAAGAAATGGGTGAGGAATATAATGACTAGGTGTATTGCCATTACACCTAGTCTCATTGTGTCCATCATTGGTGGATCTCAAGGGGCCGGTCGACTAATTATCATTGCATCG ATGATTCTTTCATTTGAGCTACCATTTGCTCTAATCCCACTCCTTAAATTTAGTAGCAGCTCAACCAAGATGGGACCTTACAAGAACTCCATAATT ATAATAGTGATTTCATGGATTTTAGGCATTGGAATCATTGGCATCAACGTGTACTATTTAATAACATCGTTTGTAGACTGGTTGATTCACAATGATGTACCAAAAGTAGGGAATGTATTCATTGGAATCATTGTGTTTCCTTTAATGGCGATTTACATTATTGCAGTCATCTATCTAACATTCAGAAAAGACATTGTTGTTACATATGTGGAGCCCCAAAAAGATGAAGCAGCAGATACCCAAGTTGTTTGA